TATCATCTCTTCTTCAAAAGAATTATCTTTGATTCTAGGCGTAGTCTAGCAGTTAATGACTTAATGTAGCTAGTGGCTCTCCAATTTCCCATCTAGAATCTGTTGACGAACCCAATCTTTTGCTAGCCACCTTGAATGGTCCTTTATCTAAGCACTTCAAGCAATGATTCTCCTTAGACGTGGTATTTCAACTGTGTGGGGTACTATAGCTACGTTGGTAGTGTTTATCTATGATTCTATTTCCTAATGGTTAAATACTGGTACCTACTAAGTACTAACTTAGTATCCTTTACTCATACACATATTGTTGTAACCATAATGTACAGCTTTCCTCTCGGATTGCCAGGGATGACTTAGTAATACATTACACATGAAACATTCATGTGCAATACATTTCATTGCACCTCTTCCCTAAAAGATCCTAttacacattcaaatttaaacacCATCTCATAATTGTATCCTCTTGTTGATTATCTACACAACACAACTTGCAAGGTGAGGATGTCGTGTAGTGGTAATGCAAGTTTCTCCACCGAAGCCTAATTACATAGCTGGTTTCACTTCTACTATAAATAATTGATGAGGTTGCAACCATCTCTCTATATTAGTAGTATTTAGTTGGAAATAGTAGTATTTACCTCCTACAACTACATATAGTTTCTCCCTTTAATCAAGCTTACTTGTTCAAAAAGTAGATGTCATATGTAGGACTCTCAGTGGTGTTCTTATATGGGTAGAGTTCGCTACTTTGTAAGCATTGTCCTCGCTGAGAGGTTCTTTGTTAATCCTCATATAGTACCACCATGATACTCTTATCCTTGACGAAAATAGGATCTTAGTCCCTTTGTTGGTAATGAATGTTTTAACTGGGACATTCAAAGTTCAAACTAGCCATAACATTTGAAACAAACGATGTTTTGATAGGTTTAACTCTTGTATAAGGAACTTAGAACCACTAGAAGTATTAATATTGCGAACTAATAAGATCCTCTTGTGCATGTGCTAGATGTGgaaattactatgatttactCCCTAGTCCCAAACTCCGTAGGTCCAACTTACCAACTTCATGGCCATGTTCCTAATCTCACATAAGTCCAAGTGTGTCCCTCTATGCTGTAAATCCTCATTGAGTTCAGTCACAAAGCTACTTAATTTAACTCATCATCCTCTAAATAATCGTGATTAATATGTAATCTGTTACTTGGTATAATATATAACACCATGAATTTTAGCATAAAAGAATAATTCAGAATAAGCAATCTATTACTTACCAGAACTATTTCTCCAAAAACATTATCAATTACATATTAGATGACATTGACAAGGGTGGAAAACCTTTAAAAATTACTAGAATTCTATGGATTCAAATGATTCAACATATAAGAACTGATCTAGCAACAAACTTAAGGACATAATGTCTTTATCTACTTTACAGAACATTTCCCTAATAGGGAAAAACAGAGCGGAAGCatgaactaatatatatatatatatatatatatatatatgaagttcaagtgaaaaccattCTTATATGAGAGCCGTAAGAACCAATCTGACTGACCAAAAAGTGTTAGTTTTTTACTAAAAGGTATTACTTTTAGGTAAAAAAGTatactttttttgaaaataaaagatatacTTTTAGACAAATAAatgttactttaaaaaaaattctgaaaaaaaactcacaaaaaggttttactttttataaaaaaaggtgttacttATCCAAAAAAACGtgttaatttgtatttatatttttttctaaaagtagcatttttttgctaaaaagtaccagatttttgtaaaaacaaaagcaacattgttttgtacaaaagtaacaccttttttgtgaaaaagtaacacatttttatcggAGATTTTGGTTCTCACGATTTTCATATAAGTTTGATTCTCACTGGAACTTAACcctatatatatagagagtTTTATAATAATAGAACTCTCCTAGCTAGAAAGAAAATTGTATTTCCGCTATCCCTATGAAATTATACCTATTCTTTTTTACGTTTGTCCACTCACTTTGTACTATTCCCTTTTTTTACAGTGATCTCACTCACTTTATGTTAATCTTATCACATACTTATTCTCTACATGCATCTCATCTACTCATTTTTTTCAtcatatgttttttcttattttttaattgtaaattaattttagaaattaaaaaaagggtGCAATTCTACAAGGACCGAGGAAGTTGTATGTTATTAAGACATTAAGGCAGGGTCACATGTCAAGGTATCCACACACTCTAATTGGTATGATAAGCCAAATAGTTTATATCACGAACCACCATGACACTAGAATTGATGCGCTAGCTTGCTAGTCTCAGTACATCAACGAAAAATAACAAGATGATACCATGAAAGGAAGATACCAACTCAAGCTCATGCAGGATATACATAagtctaaaaataaattcacaTAACAAAAAATTAGGTAAGCAACAACTAAAACAAACTCTACATTGCCAAGACATACCTCAGAGGAACCATTGCTTAGCTTTGTTTTGTCTTTCGACCATGATTCTTTTTTATCGTTTTCCAAAACTCCATTGACGGAGCCATCAGGTGTTTTAGATCCATTTGATTGATCTATATTATCTTTCTTCCTACGCTTGGAGTCATCAAATACTTCCTTTTCAACACCTCCAGTTTCATCTTCTTCAGATGCAggcttctttctcttctttgaAAGTTTTTTCCCTACATCATCATTTGTATTCTCTACAACAATagcttctttctttttcttgctTTTGGACTTCTCTTTCTTATCTTTCTTTGAAACATCATCAACTTTTTCTAATGTTTCCACTTCTGACAAATCAGACATTTCCTCTTTCTTCTCATGAGATTCGTCTTTATGCTTCTTGTCCTTAGACTTCTTTTGATGTTCATTTGACACACTCAACAGGACATCTTCATCCTTGTTATTTTCACTCTTgcttttcttcttcttattagcTTTTACATCATCGAAACCATCAACGAGCGGATTTTCTACTTTTGTTTGGGACTTTTTCCCATCATTGACTTTGTCTTTCGTGTTAGTAGCTTGCTCTTTGCCAGCGTTATCACTAACTTTGGCATCATTCCTAGAAGCAAAGGACATCAATCAACATTAGTCCTAGCACACTCAACCCAAGTAAATTAACTAGAGCTATAACAACATAGGGTCTACAATCCCTTGATAATGGCATGACATTATCAATCAAATGATTCTAAAACACACATAACCACTATAAATCACAAAAACTTTTTACACAAATGGATATCAACTAAATACTCAAACATGGGGCATAAGCAGTGATTAAACCAACTTCCAAGCCTTTCTTTGACCAAAAAATACACACAAATACAAGCAAAAAATGTCCTACCGCttgtaatataaaattttaaaaactcgtACGAAATGCAAGCAAATAAAAATCCATGAAACATGATAGCTAATACAACAAGAATGCCCCTAAATAAAGCGGCATTGTGATGTTAATACTAAAGGTTTTTAATTGCAAAATTAGACCAAAAGTTCAcgtaaatgggtcaaaaatggATTAAATGAAGTCTTGAACTCTTGAACAAGAGAAACCATAAAGTTCTAACCATAATTTGACACGGGAATTTTCCCGATGCGATAAGTCCAGCATTAGCAAATTCAGGAATGCTTCAAAGGATAAAACAAGTTGATTGAATAAATACATAGATTGAAATAAACGTGCAATAATAAGAAATGTAGCAATTTCAACAAATGAAGGAGTATACTAGTTTATTCAAACATtactaataacttataaagatCATTCAATAGCTTAAGCTAATCAAGGCCAATTTCCCATAAAGCTAACGTCTAAGGAGGTTCAAATCTCATCCACCCTTCACGGTTCTAGCTAGGCCTGTTAAAAAAAAACGACCCATCGACCCGCATCCTAAATGGCgggtctaaaaataaaaataattataagttaCGGGTCGGTTCATGGGGgcacaaaataattttatccGGGTACCTGCTGACCCGTTTATtagattttttaataaacaGTATGTATTGTTATCTGCCAGCACAACTAATTTACTTTGGCTAGCAATTAAAGTGCACACCCAGTAGCCCAGCAAATAACAACAATCAGTATCGATTGGCTTAGTGCAATTCATACAACATCTAATTCCTTTTGcttaaaatcattgaagctccATTTTCTGATAATTTTCATTTGGAGATGATTTTCAGTTAAAAATTTAGCATCTCAGATTTCAATTTTTAGAGGTTAAGGCTTATAATTTCGTTCATCAGTTGCTGAATTGTTTGTTCCTATTTTGTGAAATTAGCTTTGGTATAAGTTCGAAAAATCCGGGTACCCACTGTCCCTACCGATTTATCCGGATCCTGATTTTCGGGTACCCGGTTACAAACACCCCTAGTTCTAGCCCAAAGCGCAATCGAGAGGGCGTGATAGGGTAGAAATATAGAATACATATTGTAGGATTTGAACTATTAACTTAACCTTTTGTTTGAATTGATTCTATGGACAAATGTAAAACTCTAAACTTACCACTTCTTAATATGTTGGAAACACATTTCTTCCAAATTTGGTACAGAATTTTTCCAGCTCTCTTTCTGCAGgattcaacaaaaaatattttacaaaagTTAGAAACAACAAATTATAAAGAACCCACTAATGGTAGAActttcaaaattgaaaaaattggagaaatttgaaatgagattACCTCTATATGTGCTTCTTTGAAGAATTTCTTGAGGGTTTTAGGGAACCCATTTCGTTCAAGGAATTGGCAAATGGATTGCAGAAGAATAAGCCTTGATTGATCAGAAGGTTGATTCATATTTGAGTAAGAATTGAGTAGAACTTGACGAGGTTTGAACAAGGTAACTGGAGCTAAATTGGTAGCTGTCGCTTCTCCTCTGCTCTTCTCGGGATATTGCATGTgattaggatttagggtttaagaGCAAGAGCTGAGTTCTCGAAGAAGGGTTGAGGAAGATTCTAGATTTTCACTAAAGCTAACATGAAATAGGTTTTGGGCCGAACAAAACTTGAATGATAGGAGTATAACGCTTGGATTAGacgaaaattataattatcatcGTTCTACATGGTAtatctcgctcatagaaaaattataaataatgacGAAAATGTGAAACAAATgagtaaaattaacaaaaaaaaaataataataaattgagctttaataaacttaattcaaaaaataagtgtTTATATGTCCGAGTCTAAAATTAGGTtagttcacagttactaacagcgaacaaaaaaattggtcaaaaaaagtcaaaattatttaAGGGAGACAATGTCATATTGTTAGAAGAGACAAAAAAATGGAAATTGTGTTtgtatgtttttaattttttttgtccctCTTATtgttatgacattgtctcccTTCTGTTCGTAGTTATTAACtgcaaacaaacaattttgacttgttttgcaatttttttgttcgctgttagtaaccgCGAACTAACCTAATCTTAGGTTTGGAAATAAAGACgcttttttttagaattaagttgacccgaatatcttttttttttttttaattttgcttaTTTCTTTCGCATGTTCTGGATTAGACTACTTTGATTTATTGTGTAACTAAATAATGCCTGTGCGATGCactgttttattaaattttcctatatatttgtatcatttaagaaaataaaatttaaaaataaatttatacttatatcTCATTTCATTCTAAATAGttgcatacatacatacattgtttgatttgtatcaTACTTTCATTGTGCCCGTAAATGATTACGAAAATTTAGTTAATGACAAATAAATCacaataaaagttaaaaaatttgattatatttttaatataattgtatttatacttctatttgttTACTTTGAATAGAAGGGCAAATAGCACAAACATGAAAtatacaatacaaaattatgaatatttttaataaaaagtaacaTACCAATTTATGCttacaaaaacaaatattacaaatttgtataaagtattacaactattaaaaacatacttcaaaatcaaatttaaaataaatatttatgtaaaataattttatagaagtttaaacaaaagaataatatgtttgtcataaaaaatataagtgacttGCATAAAGATAGTCACAACGTAAATCATGAAGTATTAGAATTATCCATTGTATTAAAGCAACcaatagtataaataaaaaaaatcctaataaaactatattattttttaaccatctcaaaatatttaattaaataatacttatttGATAAATAACATTGAGaagatttataaattatttaaaaaaataaaataaaatatatgattttctaatacattaaataatgtgacctaaaacatataaaatcaatcaatatagaTAATATTATAAACATAGTTAGAAACTAATAAAGTCAAAGAtgtaaatattagtcataaaaACAAGGACATCATCATTGAGTTTTAGAGGAAAAAGTTTTATTGAAGTTGTGAcatgtaataccccagatttagcttgaaaaagaattgatagactactcatatcaacaaggtgcatcttcttttttagggagcccatttgctaagaattccacagttaagcgtgcttggtggggagcaatcttagaatGGGTGACCTTTTGGGAagtgttcccgggtgcgcacgagtgaggccaaagtgcgctggaaagacttgtgttagtttgtggggctagtctacagtctccatgagtagtcaccagcggtccgagaggccggggtgttacatgaCATGTAAGCAATAATAAAATTGTGATGATGTCAGCATTTGTGTTAGTAATAGTTATTATAGAAGATTAGATTACAGCTGGTCTTGGACGAAACAATCTCAATATGAGACGAATAGCCCAATCAGTCCAATTAAAATATTTCTATAATGCGCTCAATACTTGATCTATTTAAGTtcataattgatacatttaaggttaaaattgattttttttataagttataactgatcataattaatcactttaaggtgTGAATTAAACtcttagatcaaaattgaaattttttataataaagaaGCCATGAACTCTAGGTCATTTTCCAAGAGCATTCATTGAATCAATTAGCAAATACAGTTCGAACTCGACACTTCCTCCACCTTCACATCCAGTGTAAGCAAACGTTACACctacaactttatttccaaGTCCATTATGAACAGAAAATTATTGGGGGAAAAGCAATACCACTATTATTGGTTGAtaattaaagagtacaagtactcttatgttccattatTCCATTAAAACCACCATCTTGCATCAAATAAGAGTACTTATAATAGGCAATGTTTGAAATCCAACCATAAAATAATACCATTATATTACCTTCCTTttgaaattatgaaaaaaaaaccgTATTTAGGTAAAAATTGATCAGtataacgtcaaaattgatcaatttaaggtcaaaattaaaatttttattttaattgatctatttaagatttactttaagttgaaataataaaagttaaaattgatacatttaaggtcaaaaatgaattcttttagattttaatttatgaaagagcgaccattttcatttttcaatttttgatttttgagccGGCCCAtattgacggtctcataatgTGATCGTCTCatccaagtttttgtgattaGACTATTGATAAAGTGGATTTCAAGGGtcattaaattttatgaaattaaaaattcaacaacaaattctttattaagaccgtcGTACCGTGAGATGGCTTAAAATAGCCTGAcccaattttaatttcttataatttaataaaaaaagtttttatttagttaactgTTGTGTAAGTTTAACAAAGGgacaatctcatacaagacttgctggaATTCAATTATAGGGGATGTTTGGTAATTGGTCGTTGGCTGTTTGCTGTTGACTGTTagctattaatttatttgaccAGCTGGAAATGTTGGCtattattgttgattttttaagctagctgaaaaaCCAGTTGtttatggagatgtttggtaactTTAAGCATTGATTGTGGTTgtgtattagagaaaaaatgagTGAATAATCAAACACTAACAAAAAAATCTAactgaaataatttttattttgacttaaaagcCATTTAACAAATACTTTTTTAGTACATTCAAACAAAGACTTTCTTAATTTACACGATTTTATTAGTCTAGAATTCATCTCTTAAGAGTATTATTATACTCAAGACTAACGAATGAAAAACTTATCTCTTGAGACCTTTGACTACTCCTATGCACCATAGTACATAAGATGATAATAAGAAGATCTAAATACTTATCTAAGTTTGTGATTTTAACCAACCATACATCACTTGTACTAATTACTTTCTGTTTTGCTGATATAAATAAATGGTTAGATTGagaaagaataaaattataatgcaTTATCACGTGAACATATGGTATTAGGTCGTAATGAAATATTgtgaataaaaaatataaattttcattaccaataTCTAAAGGTTACCAATCTTTGGCAGTGATTGGAAtcattagaggtgttcaacaggGCGGGTCGGCTCAACGGGTCAAAGGTCGGGTCAAATTTTAATAGGGCATTAGTGGGTCGAATCAATAATGGGCCTTCGTGTAAAGGGTCGGGTCGGGTTGGACCGGATAATTATAGGAATCGgttgtaaaaaaatattttaccactttttttttatatatttttatatgatattgttATATTCATAGTTGAATTCACCTAACGGGCcataaaaatatgataaaaaactattttatgaacttttaaaaaacgaGTCAAAGTGGATCGTATTCAAACGAACTTTCCCTTTAACAGTTGACATGACCTGCCTCGCCCCGACCAATTTAAAATTTGGCCCAACCCATCCCGAcccggcccattgaacacctctagaaTCAATCATTGCAAAAGAACAAAACTACCAAAACCACCAAATCTAAGACAGGGCACTACCGCTGACTCGGGTTCCCAAAAAGCCGATTCGACTTTTTATATTGTTCTCTAATTTGTGCGATTtttctttttggtatattttggaCTTTGCTGTTATTAGATATTCTACTATATGTAGtatgtcatatatatatatatatatatatatatatatatatatatatatatatatatatatataatctagttcctatatactctaaatttcccaaaaaaaaaaccatttacaTACAGTGCAAACGCAATGAAATCTTAAGAGTTCCTCTTTCTATTTTATGATTGTGAAAACAATTCAGTTACACATGGTTGCAAAGATTTTATGATGCTCGAGCCAAAGCATGGAGACGTAAATTCACAGTTTAGATTTATTAAGACCATTTTACCGTGAGACGGATTAATACGGACTGAtccaattttaatttcttaaaatttaataaaaaaaaaaacggaaaTTCTATTTTATTAGGACCGTCTTAATATGGGCTTGAGCCAAAGCATGGAGATGGAAATTCACAGCATATATACTCTCATACACTAACTAACCAATTGATTTCAGAATAAGTAGAATTATAACTGAATTTGAATCATCATCGAACAATAACATACTAACtgtattttcaatttacttCATTTGTATTTTCATCAGTTTGGTTTTAAGATGTAAATTGATCAAATCTTagtatcaaattttcaatttgattctAGATGAATATCAACAAATTTGTATGTTATAGTTTCGGAAATCCTTTTTTTACGCGATATAAGCATTTTTTAGTAAGCATGTAAGTTACTGAGcagttatataaaattaattagctttttttaattaaattaaaataggaaAGTTTCACGTGATAATCTTATGGTAAccaaagtttttttaatattcacGTGGTAATCCTGAGGTTTACAAAAATAAACCTCCGTAACCTTTTTACCCAAAGACGTTTGGAAACCGTCTATTAGTAAGGATATCATGTTTTTGAGATTCATTCAAACTTCAAAAATCATCCAAAAGATCACATTTTTCTCCTAATTTTCTAACTTTAATActctaatttttctaattttccaATCTCTATTTCCCCAATTTCTCAAAGTTTGACAATATGGTTGCATCCAAGCGAATTTGaagaagtaataaaaaaatttatttccaCCAGAAAAGTTTGAAGAACGAATTCCAATTTAATTGTAGCAggagaattgaaaaaattagggtttgtatgTTTGGAGAAAATGTGATTTaggaaaaaagagaaaaattagaaattatattttaagagaaaatgaaaaaactaataaagaatgaaatttaAAGGTACAAACATACAACAAGCCAATGGTGGACAATAAAATTAACGTTTTCAAACATATATTGGGTAAAAAAGTCATACAAGTTTAATTGAATAAATCTCACTTTATCGcatgaattttaaaataactTTAATTACCATATGAGAAACCTATtacatcatttaaaaaaaaaattaataccttaAAATTACCGCGTGAATTTTCTTATTACAGTATAATAGGCTGGGAAAAGCCTGTACAAAACTCATAGAGGTATAAAAGCGGACCATCAAAGTTAGCCGAGTATCATCGTTGCCTTGAACAACCTCGTAAACTTTCTACTCTCTCTACGCTGGAAAGGCCCCCGATAATTCAAAGATAAAGCTGTAACATTAAACTTGGACCTTGAAAGTCGGAAACAATGGCGTCGGGGTCGGTGATTCCGGCCAACAGAGGAAGAAGAAACATGAACGACGACGACAAGCTACAGTTCGAAGCAACAGAAGGTATTGAACCTATTAACAGCTTCGATAGAATGGGGATTAAAGACGACCTTTTGCGTGGGATCTATGCTTACGGTTTCGAGAAACCTTCTGCTATTCAACAACGTGCTGTTATGCCGATCATTCAAGGTCGCGATGTTATTGCTCAAGCTCAGTCTGGTACTGGAAAAAGTTCTATGATTTCTCTCGCTGTTTGTCAGATGGTTGATACTTCTACTCGAGagtatgtgtttttttttaatcttctattGCTTTCTATTGGTCCGTTTTTCTGTGAATTAGGTGTTTTGATTGTTGTTTTTGTGGCTGTTAGATTAATTTTCTTGTGtaagaaattagggttttcgCTAGTAATGAAGGTTAGGGTTATGCATATGTTAGACTTAATTTTAGTGCCAAAATTGATGTATCATACTCTGGAAGATGAAGCTTTTCGGTCCTGAAAAGAGagggtgggggggggggggggggggggtttggGGGGAAGGGAGAGAAGGTATGCTTGAGAAAATATTGGAGTTTTGAAAAGAGGGTAGtagttaatttgtttttaagtctttctgttttcttttttgCATTGTGTTCGCCTATCTGATGTTATTATAgaattttatattgtttaattTTCACATCCTATGATTGCTGAGTAAAGGTTTTTTTCTCTATTATGGAATAGACATGTCTTGAATTGAAATTTTGATTATGAAAAGAAGAGAGCAGCATGCTTTCTTTTGTTCGATTGATCAGAGGGCTTTTTCTAGACTGGAGGTTTCCAAGGAAGATTCCACTTCTCAGATGAAAAAGGCCGTTGTCAAgggataatttttattttttgataaggGATGATTGCCAACAAAAGGTTTTTGCTAAGTTAGAATTGTCTAAGTATTAGCTTGTTTTGCTAAAGCTTTACTCCTATGTCCCATCGAAATTGCAACATTATGTTAGAGCTTTTGAGAGAAAATATTGAAATATCAATGGGAGGAGGGAGTATCAATTTTGAGAATAAGAGGGCAACTTTGGTGTGTATGAATATCCACCTCCATGATGATCTATCTGCATTGGATTAACACTCTTCCACCAAATGGAAAAACTTGAGCGTGAAGAAAGAGAGAGATGCAGGGAAACAAATGAAAGGACTAAGAAAGGGGATGACCTGTGAGTGGCTAAAAACTATCTGCTATGGTTCATAGTTGATATCCCTTGCATCTTCATTTAAATGTTTTGGTCAATAACAAAATTTTCCAGCCATGCTTATAACTATTCTCAATAATATGCTTTTCTAATGATAGCATTTGTATGACATTTAACATTGGCTATGTTTTGTTCTGTAGAGTTCAAGCATTAATCTTGTCACCTACACGAGAGTTGGCTTCTCAAACAGAAAAGGTTATTATGGCCATTGGTTTACACATGAATATACAAGCTCATGCATGCATTGGAGGGAAAAGTGTGGGTGAGGATATCAGGAAACTGGAGTATGGAGTTCATGTTGTTTCAGGAACTCCTGGTAGAGTTTGTGACATGATCAAGAGAAGAACATTGAGAACACGAAATATCAAACTGTTAATTCTTGTGAGTCACTCATGTTTTATTTCTTTGAGGTTTTCTTTTTGACTTCCTTCTGTCTCGACATTTTCACActgttcttgatttatatagtttgttttgcattctaATAACctagtaaaattatttttcgaCAGGATGAGTCTGACGAGATGTTGAGCAGGGGATTTAAGGACCAAATTTATGATGTCTATCGTTACCTTCCACCAGAGCTTCAGGTAAACACCTATACCCCCCCCTCCGcccaaagaaaagaaaaaaagagaattTACAAAATGCTGTTTTActttattttccttcttttaGCCTTTGTTTTATTGGGTTGGATGTTATGCTGCATGCAGACTCCTGTGCTTCTCTCTTTTGAGAAGAGTCTATTTCtattgtttttatattatattattatgtctATCATGTGAATGTCAGTGTTCCCATGTTATCTTTTCATGAACCTGCTTGCCAGCAACTCTTCGTAAATCCTTTTGTtgagttattttgattaaatGTTATGTTCCAACTTTTAATTGATTGATATGATTATGAGTTTATGCTAAATATTTTGTT
This genomic stretch from Amaranthus tricolor cultivar Red isolate AtriRed21 chromosome 9, ASM2621246v1, whole genome shotgun sequence harbors:
- the LOC130824451 gene encoding uncharacterized protein LOC130824451, translating into MQYPEKSRGEATATNLAPVTLFKPRQVLLNSYSNMNQPSDQSRLILLQSICQFLERNGFPKTLKKFFKEAHIEKESWKNSVPNLEEMCFQHIKKWNDAKVSDNAGKEQATNTKDKVNDGKKSQTKVENPLVDGFDDVKANKKKKSKSENNKDEDVLLSVSNEHQKKSKDKKHKDESHEKKEEMSDLSEVETLEKVDDVSKKDKKEKSKSKKKKEAIVVENTNDDVGKKLSKKRKKPASEEDETGGVEKEVFDDSKRRKKDNIDQSNGSKTPDGSVNGVLENDKKESWSKDKTKLSNGSSEPRSAANAFRRVKEEEVEFVDERLQDNSYWAKDGAESGYGAKAQEVLGQVRGKGFRHEKTKKKRGSYRGGQIDLESHSIKFNYDEDE
- the LOC130824452 gene encoding eukaryotic initiation factor 4A-3-like: MASGSVIPANRGRRNMNDDDKLQFEATEGIEPINSFDRMGIKDDLLRGIYAYGFEKPSAIQQRAVMPIIQGRDVIAQAQSGTGKSSMISLAVCQMVDTSTREVQALILSPTRELASQTEKVIMAIGLHMNIQAHACIGGKSVGEDIRKLEYGVHVVSGTPGRVCDMIKRRTLRTRNIKLLILDESDEMLSRGFKDQIYDVYRYLPPELQVVLISATLPNEILEITNKFMTDPVKILVKRDELTLEGIKQFFVAVEQEDWKFDTLCDLYDTLTITQAVIFCNTKRKVDWLTEKMRNNNFTVSSMHGDMPQKERDAIMKEFRDGDTRVLITTDVWARGIDVQQVSLVINYDLPNNRELYIHRIGRSGRFGRKGVAINFVKKDDIRILRDIEQYYSTQIDEMPMNVADLI